In Erigeron canadensis isolate Cc75 chromosome 6, C_canadensis_v1, whole genome shotgun sequence, the following are encoded in one genomic region:
- the LOC122605365 gene encoding protein SEMI-ROLLED LEAF 2-like isoform X3: protein MGVISRQVLPVCDVLCACCPSLRTRSRHPVKRYKKLLADIFPRSQGGEPNERKIGKLCEYAAKNPLRIPKITDYLEQKFYRNLRNENIGAVKVVLLVYGKLLSSCKKQMPLFASSFLGITGTLLVQSQKHEMQILGCNALVNFINNQLDGAYLFNLEGLIPKLCQLAEEVGNDERVLRLRSAALEVLAFMVRFMGEQPHASMDFENIISVTLENYTDIQPKQEHKKYDRQLSQAHVHAPSFADLRQTTEIVNCKPQVDPPEDAHKNPSYWARVCLHNMAISAKGVTNVRHVLEPIFQKFDKDKLWLPDKGLAFSVLKYLLTILEETDDRSHILFAILIKHLDNKDVTKHPILQLHIVNVATQLSENIKQHDSVTIFGAIADLIKQLRKCLQRLSEPSSPTEGSDSCYTDLQCALENCISNLSCKVGDVGPILDTMAVVLEKIPISAALARANIFAVYRTAQVTTSIPNKTYFRKAFPAALFHHLLLAMLHPDHETRVLAHRVFSIVLIPSLKQTWSIHDLIPSQAEIPSMMPQTVADGSNKSILETIDEDTKEKEDHVMEEHLQPTTESLSCSGIEASIRDRKTVPSSMRLSGHQVSLVLSSIWIQATSMENAPANFEAMANTYTLALSFTLSKASNHTALLRFFQLAFSLRNIALYQQGGPKPSRRRPVFMLASYMIIVTAKAFHIPELISLVRSTMTEETVDPYLLLDEDIRLQAVCTEPGDKNCYVSQADEASAMKSLSAIEIKDQQLKDTLSTHFVHDIGKSSEEDLSNMKAQLSQWFTPDEEYPLGTPLFMGIVHPCSPELQAFEEVMPDADSENEDTCDQYGNQSDGKTSRSRNSLDILSASQLMESVVETARQVENLPDSSTLLTYDQMKNQCEALVTGKQKKMSVLQSFKEQQEAMTLKSSAEIEQHTQPISNNKMEITEVEGKPFKSDPAQGHDQVVTCMNEYGKQESFRLPALSPYDKFLKGTRCFVG, encoded by the exons ATGGGGGTTATCTCGAGACAGGTTCTGCCTGTATGTGACGTCCTCTGTGCTTGTTGTCCTTCATTACGGACTAGATCAAGACATCCAGTAAAACGTTACAAGAAGCTTCTTGCAGATATATTCCCACGCTCTCAG GGTGGTGAGCCAAATGAGCGGAAGATTGGGAAGCTTTGCGAATACGCTGCTAAAAATCCTTTACGTATACCTAAG ATCACTGATTACctggagcaaaagttttatAGGAATTTGCGGAATGAAAACATTGGGGCTGTAAAAGTTGTACTGCTTGTATATGGGAAATTGCTATCCTCTTGCAAGAAGCAGAT GCCACTCTTTGCAAGTAGTTTTTTGGGAATCACTGGGACCCTGCTTGTGCAATCACAAAAGCACGAAATGCAAATTCTTGGTTGTAACGCTCTTGTAAACTTCATAAACAATCAG CTGGACGGTGCTTACTTGTTCAACTTAGAAGGCCTTATTCCAAAGCTTTGTCAACTGGCTGAAGAAGTTGGAAATGATGAAAGAGTACTACGCTTAAGATCAGCGGCACTTGAAGTGTTAGCCTTCATG GTGCGGTTCATGGGGGAGCAGCCTCATGCTTCTATGGACTTTGAGAAC ATTATATCAGTGACTTTGGAGAATTATACGGACATTCAACCAAAGCAAGAACACAAAAAGTATGACAGGCAGCTTTCTCAAGCACATGTACACGCTCCTTCATTTGCTGACTTAAGACAGACCACAGAAATTGTCAACTGTAAGCCACAAGTTGACCCGCCAGA GGATGCACATAAGAATCCTTCTTACTGGGCTCGAGTTTGCTTGCATAATATGGCCATATCGGCTAAGGGGGTAACAAATGTACGACATGTACTGGAACCTATTTTTCAAAAGTTTGACAAAGATAAGCTTTGGCTCCCAGATAAAGGGCTTGCCTTTTCTGTTTTAAAGTATCTACTGACGATTTTGGAGGAAACAG ATGACAGGTCGCATATATTATTCGCTATCTTGATTAAGCACTTGGATAACAAGGATGTTACCAAGCATCCAATTTTGCAGTTGCATATTGTAAATGTTGCTACACAACTTTCTGAGAATATAAAACAGCATGACTCAGTCACCATTTTTGGTGCAATAGCTGATCTCATCAAACAATTACGCAAGTGCCTGCAGAGGTTGTCTGAACCATCGAGCCCTACAGAGGGCTCGGATAGCTGCTATACTGACCTTCAATGTGCTTTAGAAAACTGCATCTCAAATCTCTCATGTAAG GTTGGAGACGTGGGGCCAATTCTTGACACCATGGCTGTAGTGCTAGAGAAAATCCCGATTAGTGCTGCTCTAGCCAGAGCAAATATCTTTGCTGTTTATCGGACTGCACAAGTTACCACTTCCATTCCAAACAAAACCTACTTCAGAAAG GCGTTCCCTGCTGCTCTCTTTCACCACTTGCTGTTAGCAATGTTGCACCCTGATCATGAAACACGAGTTCTTGCACACCGTGTTTTCTCTATTGTGCTTATCCCATCTTTAAAGCAAACATGGTCAATCCATGATTTAATACCTTCACAAGCTGAGATTCCATCAATGATGCCACAAACGGTAGCAGATGGAAGTAACAAGAGTATACTTGAAACCATAGATGAAGATACAAAGGAGAAAGAAGATCATGTCATGGAAGAGCATTTGCAGCCAACTACAGAATCTTTATCTTGTAGTGGTATCGAGGCTTCCATCCGTGATAGGAAAACA GTTCCTAGTTCCATGCGACTGAGCGGTCATCAAGTAAGTCTTGTTCTTTCATCCATATGGATTCAGGCAACATCGATGGAAAATGCCCCTGCAAATTTTGAGGCAATGGCAAATACATATACTCTTGCTCTGTCATTTACTTTATCGAAG GCTTCAAATCACACGGCCTTACTCCGGTTTTTTCAGTTGGCATTTTCCCTCAGAAACATTGCTTTGTATCAGCAAG GTGGTCCAAAACCATCCCGGAGAAGGCCTGTGTTTATGTTGGCTTCATACATGATTATCGTTACTGCAAAGGCATTCCATATTCCAGAGCTAATTTCTCTGGTCAGATCTACAATGACAGAAGAAACG GTGGATCCTTATCTTCTGTTGGATGAAGATATTAGGCTACAGGCTGTATGTACAGAACCTGGTGACAAAAACTGTTACGTATCACAAGCAGATGAAGCTTCTGCAATGAAGTCACTCTCTGCAATAGAAATAAAAGATCAACAGTTAAAAGATACACTTTCGACACACTTTGTACATGATATCGGGAAATCTTCAGAG GAAGATCTATCAAATATGAAGGCACAGCTTTCACAGTGGTTTACGCCTGATGAAGAATATCCATTGGGAACCCCATTGTTTATGGGGATAGTACATCCATGTTCACCGGAGCTTCAGGCTTTTGAAGAG GTTATGCCTGATGCTGACTCGGAAAACGAAGATACTTGTGATCAATATGGAAACCAATCAGATGGAAAAACTTCACGTTCTCGCAATTCACTTGATATTTTAAGTGCCAGCCAGTTAATGGAATCG GTAGTGGAAACAGCACGTCAAGTCGAAAACCTGCCGGATTCCTCTACACTTCTTACTTATGATCAGATGAAAAATCAATGTGAGGCTCTTGTGACTGGTAAACAGAAGAAAATGTCTGTTCTTCAGAGTTTTAAGGAGCAACAAGAGGCCATGACACTAAAATCTTCTGCTGAAATTGAACAGCATACTCAACCTATATCAAACAAC AAGATGGAAATCACAGAAGTGGAAGGTAAACCTTTTAAGAGTGATCCGGCTCAAGGGCATGATCAGGTTGTTACTTGTATGAACGAGTATGGAAAACAAGAATCTTTCAGGTTACCAGCTTTAAGCCCATATGACAAGTTTTTGAAGGGAACAAGAT GTTTTGTGGGATAA
- the LOC122605365 gene encoding protein SEMI-ROLLED LEAF 2-like isoform X5 yields MLHWSPIISVTLENYTDIQPKQEHKKYDRQLSQAHVHAPSFADLRQTTEIVNCKPQVDPPEDAHKNPSYWARVCLHNMAISAKGVTNVRHVLEPIFQKFDKDKLWLPDKGLAFSVLKYLLTILEETDDRSHILFAILIKHLDNKDVTKHPILQLHIVNVATQLSENIKQHDSVTIFGAIADLIKQLRKCLQRLSEPSSPTEGSDSCYTDLQCALENCISNLSCKVGDVGPILDTMAVVLEKIPISAALARANIFAVYRTAQVTTSIPNKTYFRKAFPAALFHHLLLAMLHPDHETRVLAHRVFSIVLIPSLKQTWSIHDLIPSQAEIPSMMPQTVADGSNKSILETIDEDTKEKEDHVMEEHLQPTTESLSCSGIEASIRDRKTVPSSMRLSGHQVSLVLSSIWIQATSMENAPANFEAMANTYTLALSFTLSKASNHTALLRFFQLAFSLRNIALYQQGGPKPSRRRPVFMLASYMIIVTAKAFHIPELISLVRSTMTEETVDPYLLLDEDIRLQAVCTEPGDKNCYVSQADEASAMKSLSAIEIKDQQLKDTLSTHFVHDIGKSSEEDLSNMKAQLSQWFTPDEEYPLGTPLFMGIVHPCSPELQAFEEVMPDADSENEDTCDQYGNQSDGKTSRSRNSLDILSASQLMESVVETARQVENLPDSSTLLTYDQMKNQCEALVTGKQKKMSVLQSFKEQQEAMTLKSSAEIEQHTQPISNNKMEITEVEGKPFKSDPAQGHDQVVTCMNEYGKQESFRLPALSPYDKFLKGTRCYYRFCGIKELVYNF; encoded by the exons ATGTTGCATTGGTCCCCT ATTATATCAGTGACTTTGGAGAATTATACGGACATTCAACCAAAGCAAGAACACAAAAAGTATGACAGGCAGCTTTCTCAAGCACATGTACACGCTCCTTCATTTGCTGACTTAAGACAGACCACAGAAATTGTCAACTGTAAGCCACAAGTTGACCCGCCAGA GGATGCACATAAGAATCCTTCTTACTGGGCTCGAGTTTGCTTGCATAATATGGCCATATCGGCTAAGGGGGTAACAAATGTACGACATGTACTGGAACCTATTTTTCAAAAGTTTGACAAAGATAAGCTTTGGCTCCCAGATAAAGGGCTTGCCTTTTCTGTTTTAAAGTATCTACTGACGATTTTGGAGGAAACAG ATGACAGGTCGCATATATTATTCGCTATCTTGATTAAGCACTTGGATAACAAGGATGTTACCAAGCATCCAATTTTGCAGTTGCATATTGTAAATGTTGCTACACAACTTTCTGAGAATATAAAACAGCATGACTCAGTCACCATTTTTGGTGCAATAGCTGATCTCATCAAACAATTACGCAAGTGCCTGCAGAGGTTGTCTGAACCATCGAGCCCTACAGAGGGCTCGGATAGCTGCTATACTGACCTTCAATGTGCTTTAGAAAACTGCATCTCAAATCTCTCATGTAAG GTTGGAGACGTGGGGCCAATTCTTGACACCATGGCTGTAGTGCTAGAGAAAATCCCGATTAGTGCTGCTCTAGCCAGAGCAAATATCTTTGCTGTTTATCGGACTGCACAAGTTACCACTTCCATTCCAAACAAAACCTACTTCAGAAAG GCGTTCCCTGCTGCTCTCTTTCACCACTTGCTGTTAGCAATGTTGCACCCTGATCATGAAACACGAGTTCTTGCACACCGTGTTTTCTCTATTGTGCTTATCCCATCTTTAAAGCAAACATGGTCAATCCATGATTTAATACCTTCACAAGCTGAGATTCCATCAATGATGCCACAAACGGTAGCAGATGGAAGTAACAAGAGTATACTTGAAACCATAGATGAAGATACAAAGGAGAAAGAAGATCATGTCATGGAAGAGCATTTGCAGCCAACTACAGAATCTTTATCTTGTAGTGGTATCGAGGCTTCCATCCGTGATAGGAAAACA GTTCCTAGTTCCATGCGACTGAGCGGTCATCAAGTAAGTCTTGTTCTTTCATCCATATGGATTCAGGCAACATCGATGGAAAATGCCCCTGCAAATTTTGAGGCAATGGCAAATACATATACTCTTGCTCTGTCATTTACTTTATCGAAG GCTTCAAATCACACGGCCTTACTCCGGTTTTTTCAGTTGGCATTTTCCCTCAGAAACATTGCTTTGTATCAGCAAG GTGGTCCAAAACCATCCCGGAGAAGGCCTGTGTTTATGTTGGCTTCATACATGATTATCGTTACTGCAAAGGCATTCCATATTCCAGAGCTAATTTCTCTGGTCAGATCTACAATGACAGAAGAAACG GTGGATCCTTATCTTCTGTTGGATGAAGATATTAGGCTACAGGCTGTATGTACAGAACCTGGTGACAAAAACTGTTACGTATCACAAGCAGATGAAGCTTCTGCAATGAAGTCACTCTCTGCAATAGAAATAAAAGATCAACAGTTAAAAGATACACTTTCGACACACTTTGTACATGATATCGGGAAATCTTCAGAG GAAGATCTATCAAATATGAAGGCACAGCTTTCACAGTGGTTTACGCCTGATGAAGAATATCCATTGGGAACCCCATTGTTTATGGGGATAGTACATCCATGTTCACCGGAGCTTCAGGCTTTTGAAGAG GTTATGCCTGATGCTGACTCGGAAAACGAAGATACTTGTGATCAATATGGAAACCAATCAGATGGAAAAACTTCACGTTCTCGCAATTCACTTGATATTTTAAGTGCCAGCCAGTTAATGGAATCG GTAGTGGAAACAGCACGTCAAGTCGAAAACCTGCCGGATTCCTCTACACTTCTTACTTATGATCAGATGAAAAATCAATGTGAGGCTCTTGTGACTGGTAAACAGAAGAAAATGTCTGTTCTTCAGAGTTTTAAGGAGCAACAAGAGGCCATGACACTAAAATCTTCTGCTGAAATTGAACAGCATACTCAACCTATATCAAACAAC AAGATGGAAATCACAGAAGTGGAAGGTAAACCTTTTAAGAGTGATCCGGCTCAAGGGCATGATCAGGTTGTTACTTGTATGAACGAGTATGGAAAACAAGAATCTTTCAGGTTACCAGCTTTAAGCCCATATGACAAGTTTTTGAAGGGAACAAGATGTTA TTACAGGTTTTGTGGGATAAAGGAACTAGTATACAACTTCTAA